The Acetivibrio saccincola genome window below encodes:
- a CDS encoding family 43 glycosylhydrolase, with product MKKQGFNPYLPSWEYIPDAEPYVFNDRVYIYGSHDRFNGYAYCLNDYVCWSAPVDDLSDWRYEGVIYKKTDVENNEDGDSCLYAPDVTVGPDGRYYLYYVDSKRSIVSVAVCDTPAGRYKFHGYVRYPDGTILGEREGDEPQFDPAVLTEGDRTYLYTGFCPIGDRSRSGAMATVLGPDMLTIIEEPVIVAPSEPYSKGSGFEGHEFFEAPSIRKRGDTYYFIYSSIVYHELCYATSKHPTKGFKFRGVIVSNNDIHISSYKPPQKPMYYGGNNHGSIVEINGKWYVFYHRHTNGTNFSRQGCMEEIQFLEDGTIPQVEMTSCGSNNGPLRGLGEYPAYIACNLFCNDEEPYTDFTGAWMDKQFPKITQDGKDGDEEIGYIANMKDSATAGFKYFDCKGINRVKIKVRGYCRGHFEVKTSWSGEVLGKIEVGFSNVWKEYSADISIPDGINALYFTYKGEGSASLASFTLEK from the coding sequence TTGAAAAAACAGGGATTTAATCCGTATCTTCCGTCATGGGAATACATTCCTGACGCAGAACCATATGTTTTTAATGACAGGGTTTATATTTATGGTTCTCATGACCGCTTTAACGGCTATGCCTATTGTTTAAATGACTATGTATGCTGGTCAGCACCTGTAGATGATCTTTCAGACTGGCGCTACGAAGGAGTTATTTATAAAAAAACCGATGTAGAAAATAATGAGGACGGAGACAGTTGTCTGTATGCCCCTGATGTGACAGTGGGACCTGATGGAAGATATTATTTATACTATGTTGACAGCAAACGCTCTATAGTATCTGTTGCTGTTTGTGACACACCTGCAGGGAGATATAAGTTTCATGGATATGTGCGCTATCCCGATGGTACCATTTTAGGTGAAAGGGAAGGGGATGAGCCTCAATTTGACCCGGCAGTACTTACAGAAGGGGACAGGACGTATCTTTATACTGGTTTTTGTCCTATAGGGGACAGGTCAAGATCCGGGGCTATGGCAACAGTACTTGGACCTGATATGCTTACAATTATTGAAGAGCCTGTTATTGTTGCACCAAGTGAGCCTTATAGTAAAGGCAGCGGTTTTGAAGGTCATGAGTTTTTTGAAGCACCTTCAATCAGAAAAAGAGGGGATACTTATTACTTTATATATTCCTCAATTGTTTATCATGAATTGTGCTATGCTACCAGTAAACATCCTACAAAAGGTTTTAAATTCAGAGGGGTTATTGTAAGCAATAATGATATTCATATAAGTTCCTACAAACCTCCTCAAAAACCTATGTATTATGGAGGCAACAACCACGGCAGTATTGTAGAGATAAACGGCAAATGGTATGTATTTTACCACAGGCATACAAATGGGACTAATTTCAGCAGACAAGGCTGTATGGAAGAAATACAATTTTTAGAAGATGGCACAATACCCCAGGTTGAAATGACTTCCTGTGGTTCTAACAACGGTCCTTTAAGAGGATTAGGAGAGTATCCTGCCTATATAGCCTGCAATTTATTTTGTAATGATGAAGAACCGTATACAGATTTTACAGGAGCTTGGATGGATAAACAGTTTCCTAAAATCACCCAGGACGGAAAAGACGGAGACGAAGAAATAGGTTATATTGCTAATATGAAGGATTCAGCTACCGCAGGCTTTAAGTATTTTGATTGTAAGGGAATAAATAGAGTTAAAATTAAAGTAAGAGGATATTGTAGAGGGCATTTTGAAGTAAAGACATCCTGGAGTGGCGAAGTTCTTGGAAAAATAGAAGTTGGTTTTTCTAATGTATGGAAGGAATATTCAGCTGACATTTCAATTCCCGACGGTATAAATGCGTTGTATTTTACGTATAAAGGAGAAGGCAGTGCAAGCTTGGCTTCTTTTACATTAGAAAAATGA
- the sigI gene encoding RNA polymerase sigma-I factor — translation MISFKPRNILGYEKDSFLEIIKKIKDGDVVLRNKFIDDFKPFILKCVYQMVGQKDDLEQCDEYSIALIAFNEAIEAYDLNRKTKFVSFSKQVIRRRLIDYLRSTKRNNATIPFSCFNEYESNSFEEMYLHDKGADYSSDFDFKEEIKNLELKMCEYKVKLEDLIKCSPKHRDTICSCLNIANLIIEDKSLYEKFATKKTLPYKELTERVKLCRRTLERNRKFIIAMVFVLKSELEVLKKYIYDTIGR, via the coding sequence TTGATAAGTTTTAAACCACGCAATATATTAGGATACGAGAAAGATTCTTTTTTAGAAATTATAAAAAAAATTAAAGATGGAGACGTTGTGCTTAGAAATAAATTCATTGATGATTTTAAACCCTTTATTTTGAAATGTGTTTATCAAATGGTGGGGCAAAAAGATGATTTAGAACAATGTGATGAATATAGTATTGCCTTAATTGCCTTTAACGAAGCTATTGAAGCCTATGATTTAAATAGAAAAACTAAGTTTGTCAGCTTTTCAAAACAGGTAATAAGAAGGCGGCTTATAGATTATTTAAGGAGTACGAAAAGAAACAATGCTACGATACCATTTTCATGTTTCAATGAATACGAGTCTAATAGCTTTGAAGAAATGTACTTACATGATAAAGGGGCAGATTACAGCAGTGATTTTGATTTTAAAGAAGAAATTAAAAATTTAGAGTTAAAAATGTGTGAATATAAAGTAAAACTTGAGGACTTAATTAAATGTTCTCCTAAACATCGTGATACCATATGTTCTTGCCTTAATATAGCGAATCTTATTATAGAGGACAAATCTTTATATGAAAAATTTGCAACAAAAAAAACTCTTCCGTACAAAGAGTTGACAGAGCGTGTTAAACTATGCCGCAGGACTCTTGAAAGAAACAGAAAATTTATTATTGCTATGGTTTTTGTACTTAAAAGTGAACTTGAAGTGTTAAAAAAATATATATATGATACTATAGGACGGTGA
- a CDS encoding carbohydrate-binding protein, with translation MKKKNFCTLITFVVLLFSSLFTVTSYGVNSPTAKKIGNSNPLIDHKLGADPYALVYDGRVYLYMSSDAYEYSNGRIVENSFSNLNKIHVISSADLVNWTDHGAIPVAGANGLNGGKGIAKWAWGSWAPSATYKIIDGKPKFFLYFANTGAGIGVLTADSPIGPWKDPLGKPLVDHNTPGMAGVTWLFDPAVLVDDDGSGYLYCGGGIPDDTNPASIANPGTGRVIKLGDDMISTVGSAVRIDAPYFFEAAEIHKYNGKYYYSYCINFAGTHPPEYPKGEIAYMVSDNPMGPFTYKGTFLRNPSVFFGVGGNNHHTTFNFRGEWYVAYHSQTVSLAQTGAGRGYRSPNINKMEMNPDGTIKQVQGDYKGVAQLVNLDPYKRNEAETIGWNAGISTEDCQAPGGPLYNQNVANINNNDWIGVGNVDFGSVGATEFIANVASDTKGGRIEIRLGSPTGTLVGTLNVGNTGGWQKWELVKTSVNNVTGVHDVFFVFKGDDSNYLFNIDYWQFVEGEGQNDDGNDDGDDDEEEESEKDAFSRIEAEDFSSYNSSTLEVIGTPNNSEGIGYIERGNYVVYKNVNFGKGAVSFKGMVASELATNIELRLNSPTGTLIGTLKVGITEGWNEYEEQTCSVSGAEGVNDLYLVFSGPVNIDWFTFEGEEKDRVILGDINGDGIINTTDATLLGRHLLEIRPLTGDALLSADINKDGNIDTLDYAMLTRHILEIISLN, from the coding sequence ATGAAAAAGAAAAATTTTTGTACCCTAATAACATTTGTGGTGTTACTCTTTAGCAGTCTGTTTACGGTAACTTCTTATGGGGTAAATTCTCCAACGGCAAAAAAAATAGGAAACTCTAATCCACTAATAGACCACAAACTAGGAGCAGACCCTTATGCATTGGTTTATGATGGAAGGGTATACCTTTATATGTCCAGCGATGCTTATGAATACAGTAATGGAAGAATTGTAGAAAATTCATTTAGCAATTTAAACAAAATACATGTCATATCTTCTGCCGATTTGGTAAACTGGACAGACCATGGTGCAATTCCGGTAGCAGGAGCTAATGGTTTAAACGGTGGAAAAGGAATTGCAAAATGGGCATGGGGTTCATGGGCGCCGTCGGCAACATACAAAATAATTGATGGAAAGCCTAAATTTTTCTTATACTTTGCAAATACAGGAGCCGGTATTGGGGTGCTTACAGCAGACAGTCCAATAGGTCCGTGGAAAGATCCCCTTGGAAAACCTTTAGTGGATCATAATACTCCCGGAATGGCCGGGGTAACTTGGCTTTTTGACCCTGCTGTATTGGTAGATGATGATGGAAGCGGATACCTTTACTGCGGAGGAGGTATACCGGATGACACCAATCCTGCATCTATTGCAAATCCCGGAACAGGCAGGGTTATTAAGTTAGGTGACGATATGATTAGTACAGTGGGCAGCGCTGTAAGGATAGATGCACCGTACTTTTTTGAAGCTGCAGAAATACATAAATACAATGGAAAATATTATTATTCATACTGTATTAACTTTGCAGGTACGCATCCTCCTGAGTATCCTAAAGGAGAAATTGCCTACATGGTAAGCGATAATCCTATGGGACCGTTTACTTATAAAGGGACTTTTTTGAGAAATCCTTCGGTGTTTTTTGGGGTAGGGGGCAATAATCACCATACTACATTTAATTTCAGGGGTGAGTGGTATGTGGCGTATCATTCCCAGACTGTAAGCCTGGCACAGACAGGAGCAGGAAGGGGCTACCGCTCTCCAAACATAAATAAGATGGAGATGAATCCTGACGGGACAATTAAACAAGTACAGGGGGATTACAAAGGGGTTGCTCAGCTTGTAAATCTTGACCCCTATAAGAGAAATGAAGCAGAAACCATTGGATGGAATGCGGGAATATCAACTGAAGACTGTCAGGCTCCGGGTGGACCTTTATACAATCAAAATGTGGCAAATATAAATAACAATGACTGGATAGGCGTTGGAAATGTGGATTTTGGTTCGGTTGGTGCAACTGAATTTATAGCAAATGTGGCGTCTGATACTAAAGGCGGAAGGATAGAAATACGCTTAGGAAGCCCTACAGGTACTCTTGTTGGTACCCTTAATGTTGGAAATACAGGTGGATGGCAGAAATGGGAACTTGTAAAAACCAGTGTCAATAATGTGACAGGTGTCCATGATGTATTCTTTGTTTTTAAAGGTGACGATTCTAACTACCTTTTTAACATTGATTACTGGCAGTTTGTAGAAGGTGAAGGACAGAATGATGACGGCAATGATGATGGAGATGATGATGAAGAGGAAGAAAGTGAAAAAGATGCATTTTCCAGAATAGAAGCAGAAGATTTTAGCAGTTATAACTCGTCAACCCTTGAAGTAATAGGTACTCCAAACAATTCAGAAGGTATAGGATATATAGAAAGAGGGAATTATGTAGTATATAAGAATGTGAACTTTGGCAAAGGTGCAGTATCTTTTAAAGGAATGGTTGCATCTGAACTTGCTACTAATATTGAATTGAGACTAAATAGCCCTACAGGTACTCTTATAGGTACATTGAAGGTGGGAATTACAGAAGGCTGGAATGAGTACGAAGAACAAACTTGCAGTGTTAGCGGGGCTGAAGGGGTAAATGATTTATATCTTGTATTTTCAGGACCTGTAAATATTGACTGGTTTACATTTGAAGGTGAGGAAAAAGACAGGGTAATTTTAGGTGATATAAATGGAGATGGGATAATTAACACAACTGATGCTACATTATTGGGAAGGCACTTACTTGAAATAAGGCCTCTTACAGGAGATGCTCTTTTAAGTGCAGATATAAATAAAGACGGCAATATAGACACATTAGACTATGCTATGCTTACAAGGCATATATTAGAGATTATTTCGCTGAATTAA
- a CDS encoding anti-sigma factor domain-containing protein, whose product MSNKKGTILKIKNNLAIIMTSDCKIVSIRKQPGMYAGLEISFNEKEIVYKRSKINFASGIVAGLAAVFIIMFIFFNSFNSYGAYAYVTIDSDTSIEFELDKNNKVRKVNYFNDGANELLKESELKDKYIDVAIREVIEKFNLRESTVLISACLKEGKNKPHAKTKKESQKFSKLIDICKNAVEDSISEDAQSKVVGVSYDYKRLADANKTSIGRTIIYEKAKEQKVDLDIEEIKTKSIGETLEKVKIDDVGVVYDVKKVKKPALKPEKKDSLKPKPHLKKEEKDPKSVVEAKDKHQEKLDSEKKDKVEERPLPKPKNNDKEKTEPEEKAGPKEKVKEKDETEPEGKADPKEKEKGKEEEPGAEEKTGPKEKEKGKGEEPGVEEKTDPKEKERGKGEEPGAEEKTDPKEKEKGKEEEPGAEEKTDSKEKEKGEGEETEVEEKTDPKEKEKDKEEAQSEEKSGSKEKSKDKEEEI is encoded by the coding sequence ATGTCAAATAAAAAGGGGACTATTTTAAAAATTAAAAATAATTTGGCTATTATAATGACCAGTGATTGTAAAATTGTTTCTATAAGGAAACAACCAGGCATGTATGCAGGTCTGGAAATTTCTTTTAATGAAAAAGAGATTGTGTATAAAAGGAGTAAAATTAATTTTGCATCTGGAATTGTTGCAGGGCTTGCTGCAGTATTTATAATTATGTTTATTTTTTTCAATTCATTTAATAGTTATGGGGCATATGCATATGTCACAATAGATTCTGATACCAGTATAGAATTTGAACTGGATAAAAATAATAAAGTACGAAAAGTTAATTACTTTAATGATGGTGCAAATGAATTATTAAAAGAATCAGAGTTGAAAGATAAATATATAGATGTTGCCATAAGAGAAGTAATTGAAAAATTCAATTTAAGAGAGTCAACTGTGTTAATATCGGCATGTTTAAAAGAGGGAAAAAACAAACCCCATGCCAAAACCAAAAAAGAGTCCCAAAAGTTTAGTAAGTTGATAGATATTTGTAAGAATGCTGTTGAAGACAGTATTAGTGAAGATGCACAGTCAAAAGTAGTGGGTGTTTCTTATGACTACAAAAGATTGGCAGATGCAAACAAAACATCTATAGGCAGGACTATTATCTATGAGAAGGCTAAAGAACAAAAGGTTGATCTTGATATTGAAGAGATAAAAACCAAGAGTATCGGGGAAACTTTAGAGAAGGTTAAAATTGACGATGTGGGTGTTGTTTATGATGTGAAAAAGGTTAAAAAACCTGCTCTAAAACCTGAGAAAAAAGATTCGCTAAAACCAAAACCACATCTAAAAAAGGAGGAAAAAGATCCAAAATCGGTAGTAGAAGCAAAGGACAAGCATCAAGAAAAATTAGATTCAGAAAAAAAGGATAAAGTAGAAGAAAGACCATTACCAAAACCAAAGAATAATGATAAAGAAAAAACAGAACCGGAAGAAAAGGCAGGTCCAAAGGAAAAAGTAAAGGAAAAAGATGAGACAGAACCGGAAGGAAAGGCAGATCCAAAGGAAAAAGAAAAGGGTAAAGAAGAAGAACCAGGAGCAGAAGAAAAGACAGGTCCAAAGGAAAAAGAAAAGGGAAAAGGAGAAGAACCAGGAGTAGAAGAAAAGACAGATCCAAAGGAAAAAGAAAGGGGAAAAGGAGAAGAGCCAGGAGCAGAAGAAAAGACAGATCCAAAGGAAAAAGAAAAGGGTAAAGAAGAAGAGCCAGGAGCAGAAGAAAAGACAGATTCAAAGGAAAAAGAAAAGGGTGAAGGAGAAGAGACAGAAGTAGAAGAAAAGACAGATCCAAAGGAAAAAGAAAAGGATAAAGAAGAAGCACAATCAGAAGAAAAATCAGGTTCAAAGGAAAAGTCAAAGGATAAAGAAGAAGAGATATAG
- a CDS encoding LacI family DNA-binding transcriptional regulator: MTSEDIARIAGVSRSTVSRVINNYPDIPEATREKVLKAIREYNYYPNASARRLAGSKSSTLGLFIVDIKDNEKPHHVIQNDEALLYDNTFFAPFTNAFIDQANKMHYYVLVSTIFSSSELWKIQSSFCEKRIDAGVVIGSGKEDYKKILDLMKKDFILAAVDVETENSNKDKAIYINTNNYQSAYDIAKHFIELGHKNIGIVTGDLEKLSGKTRFEGFKQALKDYNIDLPDNFIGYGDFTEPSGYQAMKSILQSPKLPTAVFVCNDTMAIGAYKAIEESNLKIPDDISIIGFDNIKISEYMSPPLTTVNICLSEIAKTATRLLIESVEKGAIEPVEKIIDVKMVKRKSCRSVLSD, from the coding sequence ATGACAAGTGAAGACATTGCAAGAATAGCCGGAGTATCCAGAAGCACTGTATCCCGTGTAATCAATAACTATCCTGATATACCTGAAGCAACAAGGGAAAAGGTTTTAAAAGCAATAAGGGAATACAATTATTATCCAAATGCATCAGCCAGGAGACTTGCTGGAAGTAAAAGCTCCACACTAGGGCTTTTTATAGTTGATATTAAAGATAATGAAAAGCCACACCATGTTATTCAAAATGATGAGGCACTGCTATATGACAACACTTTCTTTGCCCCATTTACCAATGCATTTATTGATCAGGCCAATAAAATGCATTATTACGTTTTGGTATCCACCATTTTCTCTTCTAGTGAGTTGTGGAAAATACAAAGTTCTTTCTGTGAAAAAAGAATAGATGCCGGTGTAGTTATTGGAAGTGGAAAAGAAGATTATAAAAAAATACTTGACCTTATGAAAAAGGACTTTATTTTAGCTGCTGTGGATGTTGAAACAGAAAACTCCAATAAAGATAAGGCCATATACATAAATACAAACAATTACCAATCAGCTTACGATATAGCAAAACATTTTATTGAACTTGGACATAAAAATATTGGTATAGTGACAGGGGATTTGGAAAAACTCTCTGGCAAAACCAGGTTTGAAGGTTTTAAACAAGCCTTAAAGGATTATAATATAGATTTGCCGGATAATTTTATCGGGTATGGTGATTTTACAGAACCTAGCGGATACCAGGCCATGAAAAGTATTTTACAATCTCCAAAACTTCCAACAGCAGTGTTTGTGTGCAACGATACCATGGCAATAGGAGCATATAAAGCTATTGAGGAGTCAAATTTAAAAATTCCTGATGACATCTCAATAATTGGTTTTGATAATATTAAAATATCAGAATATATGTCTCCCCCACTTACCACTGTTAATATTTGTTTGTCTGAAATTGCAAAAACTGCTACTAGATTACTTATAGAATCAGTTGAAAAGGGTGCTATAGAACCTGTAGAAAAAATAATAGATGTAAAAATGGTAAAAAGAAAATCCTGCAGGAGTGTATTATCTGATTAA
- the bglS gene encoding beta-glucanase: MVKKSFSSFLLVSVLLCTFIFAFSTNVFSSKPMTTTYFESDFSRHDANIWEKADWDNGDVFNCMWRPSQVTVGNGKMILTLDKDYDPSHEYPYKSGEYRTTSYFGYGYFEVRMKPAKNPGIVSSFFTYTGPWDGDPWDEIDIEFLGKDTTMVQFNWWKDGKGGNEYYHHLGFDASQSFNTYGFDWKPDSIDFYVNGVKVYTGYGNIPRTPGKIMMNLWPGRNVDEWLAPYDGRTPLMAEYEYVRYYPNGFPGNNPTPTPSPSPTPTPGSKGDINGDGVINTNDYVLLKRYILEEMDFPDYRQRQIADVNNDGVINTLDAALLSRYILEIIKSF, from the coding sequence ATGGTTAAAAAGTCTTTTTCCTCTTTTTTATTGGTGAGTGTACTTTTGTGCACATTTATATTTGCTTTTTCCACAAATGTTTTTTCATCAAAGCCAATGACAACGACATATTTTGAGTCTGACTTTTCAAGGCATGATGCAAATATATGGGAAAAAGCTGATTGGGACAACGGGGACGTATTTAATTGTATGTGGAGACCCAGCCAGGTTACAGTAGGAAATGGTAAAATGATACTTACATTGGATAAGGATTACGACCCAAGCCACGAATACCCGTATAAAAGTGGTGAGTACAGGACTACTTCATATTTTGGATATGGGTATTTTGAAGTGAGAATGAAACCTGCAAAAAATCCAGGTATAGTGTCATCATTTTTTACATATACCGGTCCATGGGATGGGGATCCATGGGATGAAATAGACATTGAGTTTCTTGGAAAAGATACAACTATGGTTCAATTTAACTGGTGGAAGGATGGAAAAGGTGGAAATGAGTATTACCACCATTTAGGTTTTGATGCTTCACAGAGTTTTAATACTTATGGTTTTGACTGGAAACCGGACTCAATTGATTTTTATGTAAACGGGGTTAAGGTATATACAGGCTATGGAAATATACCGCGCACACCGGGTAAAATAATGATGAATTTATGGCCAGGCAGAAATGTTGATGAATGGCTGGCGCCTTATGATGGAAGAACGCCTTTAATGGCTGAGTACGAATATGTAAGATATTATCCGAATGGTTTTCCAGGTAACAACCCAACACCTACTCCGTCACCATCACCAACGCCAACACCAGGCAGTAAAGGGGATATAAACGGTGATGGGGTAATAAATACAAATGATTACGTATTGCTTAAAAGATATATACTTGAAGAAATGGATTTTCCTGATTACAGGCAAAGGCAAATTGCTGATGTAAATAACGATGGTGTAATTAACACATTGGATGCAGCACTCTTGAGCCGTTATATCCTGGAAATTATAAAAAGCTTTTAA
- a CDS encoding coiled-coil domain-containing protein → MKKVVGFLATGTLVFSLSAGIFLNSTFASKDVQNKSIGEIIHPKYVESIVEKKEVAEIKAKYEAEIAEIEESLKAIRNGIKNLRKVNPVDEEAVEELKEQEKALHDKLKAKKDELHNVIEKVKMVVKYGEEAANEIEALKAGFKEEEKAIKEQIEAIKAQIRELKDAENVDEEAIAELKEEEKALHDELKEKRDAVNKKIERIKKVAKYGEDAVNEIEALKADFKEEEEAIKEQIEAIKAQIRELKDAENVDEEAIAELKEEEKALHDELKEKRDAMNKKIERIKLVGEFGEEAANEIEALKADFKEEEEAIKEQIEAIKAQIRELKDAENVDEEAIAELKEEEKALHDELKEKRDELHNKIDRIKLVAKYGEDVIAEIEEAYVAFGEKIAELEEQKEKVKEELKALRENKPVDKDAEKELKETEKSLNDQIKAEKEALEDKIEDIIYAAIIK, encoded by the coding sequence ATGAAGAAAGTTGTAGGGTTTTTAGCAACAGGAACATTGGTATTTTCACTATCAGCAGGTATTTTTCTAAACAGTACCTTTGCTTCAAAGGATGTTCAAAACAAATCAATTGGTGAAATTATTCACCCTAAGTATGTTGAATCTATTGTTGAAAAGAAAGAAGTAGCAGAAATTAAAGCAAAATATGAAGCAGAAATTGCCGAAATTGAAGAAAGTCTAAAAGCTATTCGCAATGGAATTAAAAATTTAAGAAAAGTAAATCCAGTAGATGAAGAAGCTGTTGAAGAGCTTAAAGAGCAAGAAAAAGCACTACATGACAAATTAAAAGCTAAAAAAGATGAATTACACAATGTTATTGAAAAAGTAAAAATGGTTGTTAAATATGGTGAGGAAGCTGCTAATGAAATTGAAGCTTTAAAAGCTGGTTTTAAAGAAGAAGAAAAGGCTATTAAAGAACAAATTGAAGCTATTAAAGCACAAATCCGTGAATTAAAAGATGCTGAAAACGTTGATGAAGAAGCAATTGCAGAGCTTAAAGAAGAAGAAAAAGCACTACATGATGAATTAAAAGAAAAAAGAGATGCTGTAAATAAGAAAATTGAAAGAATTAAAAAAGTTGCAAAATATGGTGAAGACGCTGTTAACGAAATTGAAGCTTTAAAAGCTGATTTTAAAGAAGAAGAAGAGGCTATTAAAGAACAAATTGAAGCTATTAAAGCACAAATCCGTGAATTAAAAGATGCTGAAAACGTTGATGAAGAAGCAATTGCAGAGCTTAAAGAAGAAGAAAAAGCACTACATGATGAATTAAAAGAAAAAAGAGATGCAATGAATAAGAAAATTGAAAGAATAAAATTAGTTGGAGAGTTTGGCGAAGAAGCTGCTAATGAAATTGAAGCTTTAAAAGCTGATTTTAAAGAAGAAGAAGAGGCTATTAAAGAACAAATTGAAGCTATTAAAGCACAAATCCGTGAATTAAAAGATGCTGAAAACGTTGATGAAGAAGCAATTGCAGAGCTTAAAGAAGAAGAAAAAGCACTACACGATGAGTTAAAAGAAAAAAGAGATGAATTACATAATAAAATTGATAGAATTAAACTAGTTGCAAAATACGGTGAAGACGTTATAGCAGAAATAGAAGAAGCATACGTTGCATTTGGCGAAAAAATTGCTGAATTAGAAGAACAGAAAGAAAAAGTAAAAGAAGAATTAAAAGCATTAAGAGAAAATAAACCTGTTGACAAAGATGCTGAAAAAGAACTAAAAGAAACAGAAAAAAGTTTAAATGATCAGATTAAAGCTGAAAAAGAAGCTTTAGAGGATAAAATTGAGGACATTATTTACGCTGCAATAATTAAATAA
- a CDS encoding dockerin type I domain-containing protein, whose product MKNCKTNKLVFLLVSVLIFSAFYLPGSVFANTEKKISYNTLGSSIFYGDLNGDENVDTMDYVLLQRYALGVINKFPVGNTKAADLNGDDEINSLDATLMSRYILGVIKEFPVSTGAVYASIDTSTRHQVIEGFGASIAYYQNWLIDHPNKAEIYDVIFNELGLSVLRLNNWYITYENEPSFDDHAKEIVSEAKKSVGEELKIMMSSWTPPAYLKSNNSAAGGTLKKENGEFVYDKFANYWYESLKEYEKIGVVPDYISIQNEPDIETGYESCIFDKDENGNNAVYAKALEAVYKKLNSSMDNPPKILGPEVLGIGYNNFDGYMNLINTDYLDGLAFHLYHGGDENQPDSFNQELMKIKNKYPNIPKYQTEFYRGDAFNTAWIIHNCLVNGDVSMYLYWDLIWGESGGLVTIEFPWDKGQWTTPGGYIIDDKYYVLKQYAKFIRPGYTRVDASANSDDIKISAYISPDNKSISVVLLNTSSNSQTVALDFNNFTASSSEIYRTSENEKAEFIGSLNGNNTLVLPAKSIATVIIK is encoded by the coding sequence GTGAAAAATTGCAAAACTAATAAGCTTGTATTTCTTTTAGTAAGTGTACTGATTTTTTCCGCTTTTTATTTACCAGGTTCTGTATTTGCTAATACAGAGAAAAAAATCAGCTATAATACTTTAGGAAGCTCCATTTTTTATGGTGATTTAAACGGGGATGAAAATGTAGATACAATGGATTATGTATTGTTACAAAGATATGCATTAGGCGTAATTAATAAATTTCCTGTAGGCAATACGAAAGCAGCTGATTTAAACGGGGATGATGAAATAAACTCATTAGATGCCACACTCATGAGTAGATATATACTAGGTGTTATAAAAGAATTCCCTGTTTCAACCGGAGCTGTTTACGCATCCATTGATACCAGTACAAGACATCAGGTAATTGAAGGTTTTGGAGCATCCATTGCTTATTATCAAAATTGGCTTATAGACCATCCAAATAAAGCAGAAATATATGATGTTATATTCAATGAACTTGGTCTTAGTGTACTTCGCCTCAATAACTGGTACATAACATATGAAAATGAACCTTCTTTTGACGACCATGCAAAAGAAATCGTCAGTGAAGCTAAGAAATCCGTGGGTGAAGAATTAAAAATAATGATGTCTTCATGGACTCCCCCTGCTTATTTAAAATCAAATAATTCCGCTGCAGGCGGAACACTAAAAAAAGAAAATGGTGAATTTGTATATGATAAATTTGCCAACTATTGGTACGAATCATTAAAGGAATACGAAAAAATCGGTGTGGTTCCTGATTATATCAGTATACAAAATGAGCCTGATATAGAAACCGGATATGAGTCCTGTATCTTTGACAAGGACGAAAACGGAAACAATGCAGTTTATGCAAAAGCTCTTGAGGCAGTCTATAAAAAACTCAATAGCAGCATGGATAACCCTCCTAAAATATTAGGTCCTGAAGTTCTTGGCATTGGATATAATAATTTTGACGGATATATGAATCTTATAAATACCGACTATTTAGACGGCTTAGCTTTCCACCTATATCATGGAGGAGATGAAAACCAGCCTGATTCATTTAATCAAGAATTAATGAAAATTAAAAACAAATATCCGAATATACCTAAATATCAGACAGAATTTTACCGTGGTGATGCATTTAATACTGCATGGATTATTCACAACTGTCTTGTTAACGGTGATGTATCCATGTACTTGTACTGGGATCTCATTTGGGGTGAAAGCGGAGGTCTTGTGACAATAGAATTCCCTTGGGATAAAGGACAGTGGACAACACCAGGTGGATATATTATAGACGACAAATACTATGTTTTAAAACAGTACGCTAAGTTTATAAGACCTGGATATACCCGTGTTGACGCATCGGCAAATTCAGATGACATAAAGATATCCGCCTATATTTCACCGGACAATAAGTCTATATCTGTTGTTTTATTAAATACATCATCAAATTCCCAAACAGTAGCACTGGACTTTAATAACTTTACAGCATCCAGTTCTGAAATATACAGAACAAGTGAAAACGAAAAAGCAGAATTTATTGGAAGCTTAAATGGTAACAACACTCTTGTTTTACCTGCAAAATCCATTGCAACTGTAATAATAAAATAG